The window TCTTCGCTTCGCGATATCTGACCGACCTGCCGGAGCCCGAGACGCTGCGCAGGGAGAGTGGGCGTGGCGGTCGATGAAACGTTTGTGCATTTCGGCGGCGAGTTCTATCCCCCCGATGATGGTCGGCTGGATCAAATCGCCGCAGGGGAAATCGCCTGAATCGGTCCGTCCTGGGCAACTAAAGTTGATTGCGCACAACAAAGGCTCCTATCCACGGACCTCAGTTGGTCTACTCTGCTGTCGGACATGACGGAAGGGCCGTCGCAACTCTCGTCCCCGGCGCAGCCGTCGCCGGCGGATGCACGTAAAACACCTCCGGGTCTTTTTGCGATTCCTGCCGCGGCAACGCAATGCCGTACTCCACTTGCCGCTGGTGGTCGGCCAACTGGCGGCCAGGATGGTAAACCGAGTTGAACTTCCACAACATCCGCACGAAATTGGTCTGTCCCTTGGCCAATAACCTGGCCGAAAGGAAGAACGTGTGCTTCAACGCGGCCAGGCCCAAATGCTTGCGGTTGAGCACCTGCTGCGTGCGGACCAACTCTTCATAGAAGCGGGCCAGCGGCAACTGCGTGGGAAGCACGGCGTGCTGCACGTCGAACAGCCGGTAGTCGCGCGTCGTCAGGCGGGCCGCTTCGCCCTGCCAGGTTTCGGTGCCCGGATAGGGCGTGTTGACCGTGATGTGGACGATCTCCGGCACCGACATGGCCCACTCGCGAATCAACTCGAAGCGCCGCTCGTCCCAGGCCGGATCGGCGATGATGTTCACCGCCACGACGATGCCCAGCGATCGGGCGTACTCCAACGCCTCGAAATTCTTGCCCAGCGACACGCGCTTGCGAAAACGCCTGAGCCCCTCCTCGTCGACCGCTTCCAGGCCCAGAAACATGTATTTCAGCCCCAGCCGCCGCCAGCGCTGGAAGACCTCCTTGTTCCGCAGCAGCACGTCGCCCCGCGTCTCCAGGTAATAGTCTTTGCGAATGCCGCGGCGCTCGATCTCGTCGGCCAGCGCGTGGCCGTGCTCCGGATGAATGAAGGCCACGTCGTCGACGATGAACACGCCCGGCTCGCGCACGCGGCCCAAATCTTCGGCCGCCGCCTGGGGGCTGACCTTGCGGTAACTGCGGCCGTAAAAGGTCCACGCGCTGCAAAATGTGCAGTCCCAGGGACAGCCCCGCGAAAACTCGACCGAGGCGCAGGGATCGAGCGACCCGATAAAGTAGCTCCGACGCCGACGCAGCAGGTCGCGGGCCGGTTGCACGTCGTCCAGCGTGCGCAGCAATTGCGGCGGAGGACCCGCTCCGTCGAGCGCCACCACGCCGGCCAGCGACGTCAGCGAGTCTCCCCCCGCGGCCGCCTCCAACACCTGCGGCGTCACGCCCTCGCCTTCGCCGCGGACCACACAGTCGATCGCGCCACGGGCATGCGCCAGAATCTCATGAGCCGTGAAGCTGGCGCTGTGGCCGCCGGCGAAAAGGAAACAATCGGCCCGCCGCTGGCGCGTGGTGATCGCCAGATCGACTACCTCCGGGATGTTCGCCAGATAATTGAGCGAAAAGCCGATGGCCCGCGGCCGCCACTCGTCGACGAGCTTGAAATAGTCGCGGTGGCGAAAGCTTTGCAGGTCGAGCAGCCGCACTTCGTGCCCCGCCCGGCGGGTCGCTTCGGCCACCAATTCCAGGCCCAAGGGTTCCAGCCGCAGGTAAACCTTGGAATACATCAAGGCACTGGGGTGGACGTAGAGCACCCTCATGGCGTTTCCCATCGGCCGCTTTGCCCCGAGCGGAACATCGCCTCGATCACCCGCATGTTGCCCACGGCGTCGTCGATGGGCGTCGGCACCGGCGTGTCGTCGAGCACGGCGCGCGAGAACAACTCGGCCTGCACGGTGTACTGGTCGCAGGCGTCGAGCACGATCTCGTCGATCTTCGAGGCGTGCTGGTGCCACAGCCGACAGGGCCGGTCGGGCGGGGCGTTGAACGGAATTTCAATCTCGACGCGGCCCTCGGTGCCGACGATGTTGACGCGCTGATACGGAGAGATTTGCGTCCCGCAGGTGAAGGTGCCGGTGCCGTCGGCGAAGTCCATGATGCCCGAAGCCAGCCGGTCGGTGCGAAACTCCGGGTCGTACTCGACCTGGGCGAACACGCGGTGCGGCTCGGCGGCAAACAGGAACCGCGAGACCGAGATGGGATAACAGCCAATATCCATCAGCCCGCCGCCGCCGATCTCGGCCTGGTTTCGCACGTCGGCCGGGTTGCGGTTGAAATACGAAAACAGCGCGTGAATGGTGCGGAGCTGCCCGATTTGGCCTTCGGTCACGAGCCGTCGGGCGGTGACCCACTGCGGGTGATGGCGATACATGAAGGCTTCCATCAGCTTCAGCCGCGGATGTTGCCGGCCGGCCTCGACCAGCCGCTCGGCTTGGGCGACATTCAGGCCGATCGGCTTTTCGCAGAGCACGTGCTTGCCGGCCTTCAGGCATTCGATCGACCAGGAGACGTGCAGATGGTTGGGCAGGGGAATGTAGACGGCGTCAATCTGGTCGTCGGCGAGCAGTGCCTCGTAAGAGCCGTGCCATTTCGGCAATCCGAGCCGTGCGGCGGCCGGCTGCGCTTTTTCGGCCGAGCGTGAAGCGATGGCGACGAGTTCGACGTCGCGTGCCCGCTTCATGGCGGGGATGACTTTTTCCGTGGCGATTTTGGCCACGCCCAGAATGCCCCAGCGTAGTTTGTTCATGGGTTGCGGGTCTCGATTGGCAGAGTGCGCACCAAGAGCGTCGGCTGGTAGCATACGATTTGCCGGCGGCACGGCCAAGGGGACCGACAAGTCGGCATCGTCTCGGCTTACGCGCGCAGCTCGGTCAGATGCGGCCTGTCGAGCAGTTCAAACGGCGCGACGAGCTGCCGCCAGTTTTCACCGCGCTCGACGATCAGCCGGTCTTCAATCGGTCCCAGCCGGCCCGACGTCAGCTTCAAGTAGCTGACTCGCGACGGTTCCAGTCCGATGATGCGGGCACACGTGGCATCGACGGCCGTGGGATTCATTCCGACCGCCACCAGGCCCAGCGGCTTGGGCGTGCCCATGATCGGGCCGTCGCCTTCCATACACAAAATGCCGTCGACAATGGCGATCGTCTTGCCCAGCGAGGCGTTGATGTCGCACACGGTTTCAGGGATGCCGGCGTGGTGCAGCACGTTTTTCGGCCAGCCATACAAAATGCCGGGCAGCACGCCATACATGTTCTTGAGCGAGACCGTCAGCCCGACCCAATGGTGCGTCTTGAGCTTCGGCATCGACACCACCAGATCGGCCTCGGCCACGCTGCGGGGAAAATAAAAGCCCGATAGCTTGGAAGCTTTCCCGCGGTTCTCCGTCCAGACGGCGTCTTCGTAGTTCAAGTCGCAAAAGGGAAGTTCGGCCGCTGCGAGGGCCTCTGCCAGGCCCGATTCGACCAGCGCCATTTCGGTGTCGCGCACATGGCCCGGTGCTTCGCCCACGGCGACCTCGGCGCCCCAGCCGCGAAAGACCTCGGCGGCGGCCACGATCATGGCGGGGTGCGTCGTCATGTGCGGCGACGAGCGGACCGGCTCGACCAGGTTCGGCTTGAGCAGCACCTTTCGGCCGCGCAATCCGCCGGGGTCGATACCGGTGGCCACCAGCCCGTCGCGAATGGTCGTTTCCAGGGGGCCGTCGTAACGTTGGCCGCGAGCAAGAAACACCGGCGCCGCCTCGGCCAACCGCGCGCGCAGCCAAGGCCAGGCGGCGATACCGGCGGCCGCCGTCCCTGCGCCGATCAAGAGCGTGCGGCGGTGCAACGCCGCGGTTTCGTTCGTTTTGCAAGGCGTGTTGGCCGTCAAGATGGCACCTGCTTTAGCTCTTTGCTGTTGCGTTTTCGAC of the Pirellulales bacterium genome contains:
- the hpnR gene encoding hopanoid C-3 methylase HpnR; this encodes MRVLYVHPSALMYSKVYLRLEPLGLELVAEATRRAGHEVRLLDLQSFRHRDYFKLVDEWRPRAIGFSLNYLANIPEVVDLAITTRQRRADCFLFAGGHSASFTAHEILAHARGAIDCVVRGEGEGVTPQVLEAAAGGDSLTSLAGVVALDGAGPPPQLLRTLDDVQPARDLLRRRRSYFIGSLDPCASVEFSRGCPWDCTFCSAWTFYGRSYRKVSPQAAAEDLGRVREPGVFIVDDVAFIHPEHGHALADEIERRGIRKDYYLETRGDVLLRNKEVFQRWRRLGLKYMFLGLEAVDEEGLRRFRKRVSLGKNFEALEYARSLGIVVAVNIIADPAWDERRFELIREWAMSVPEIVHITVNTPYPGTETWQGEAARLTTRDYRLFDVQHAVLPTQLPLARFYEELVRTQQVLNRKHLGLAALKHTFFLSARLLAKGQTNFVRMLWKFNSVYHPGRQLADHQRQVEYGIALPRQESQKDPEVFYVHPPATAAPGTRVATALPSCPTAE
- a CDS encoding Gfo/Idh/MocA family oxidoreductase, with the translated sequence MNKLRWGILGVAKIATEKVIPAMKRARDVELVAIASRSAEKAQPAAARLGLPKWHGSYEALLADDQIDAVYIPLPNHLHVSWSIECLKAGKHVLCEKPIGLNVAQAERLVEAGRQHPRLKLMEAFMYRHHPQWVTARRLVTEGQIGQLRTIHALFSYFNRNPADVRNQAEIGGGGLMDIGCYPISVSRFLFAAEPHRVFAQVEYDPEFRTDRLASGIMDFADGTGTFTCGTQISPYQRVNIVGTEGRVEIEIPFNAPPDRPCRLWHQHASKIDEIVLDACDQYTVQAELFSRAVLDDTPVPTPIDDAVGNMRVIEAMFRSGQSGRWETP
- a CDS encoding DUF362 domain-containing protein yields the protein MTANTPCKTNETAALHRRTLLIGAGTAAAGIAAWPWLRARLAEAAPVFLARGQRYDGPLETTIRDGLVATGIDPGGLRGRKVLLKPNLVEPVRSSPHMTTHPAMIVAAAEVFRGWGAEVAVGEAPGHVRDTEMALVESGLAEALAAAELPFCDLNYEDAVWTENRGKASKLSGFYFPRSVAEADLVVSMPKLKTHHWVGLTVSLKNMYGVLPGILYGWPKNVLHHAGIPETVCDINASLGKTIAIVDGILCMEGDGPIMGTPKPLGLVAVGMNPTAVDATCARIIGLEPSRVSYLKLTSGRLGPIEDRLIVERGENWRQLVAPFELLDRPHLTELRA